In the genome of Halobacterium noricense, one region contains:
- a CDS encoding BGTF surface domain-containing protein, which yields MGWSQDTYEQPAGDIVTLTLNLTTAGSATGNTSSGPAVRNDAYVQLGSVTTGFIDVLHVVDSDNDGEVTLAINTRTLGTSDSLSATNTELVYHSEGDQVQSAVHGRLPDGEAAPTFLDRDGAQLGGFNAYLEALGLIDGQTNDRGINQLQQPLQPGAYPVVASTGGEFQVNDTEQAPTTATEPAVVSKSISPKLGEATITLTKPGIDGVTVQAAPAGPANGVSNQTALAQSLTEQSSITTADRLVITADATGIYGHLVAIEGEFDALTTGMSPRTLSQLETRTGEGVQFAIEAREGSVVQGPGTRDSIESPLEVVDLSAVDPSAVSVYANQSAGTLYVVVDPRAINDLSVGEAEGRAFSASLAYETDASEPFRFDREDRNIQTYYRGLLGGAGGDVNEPAFPYLAPGEQAAGTTSFTLTRPQARFASNRSDTSADRLLLERSANVTIRGTTNIAPGTEATLQVRSSASNTALSYIRESTVTVAANHTFAGTVDVSASAVGDTISVSLLADDAQIASTTAEIVAPQSPTGMNMTTGERTASETETDATAESGGGVPGFTPLVSLAAIVALLLGLCVLHRADR from the coding sequence ATGGGTTGGAGCCAAGACACCTACGAACAGCCAGCCGGTGATATCGTCACCCTCACGCTTAATCTGACAACTGCAGGGTCTGCAACTGGGAACACTTCTTCAGGTCCCGCGGTCCGTAACGACGCTTACGTCCAACTCGGGAGCGTCACAACCGGATTCATTGACGTGCTCCACGTAGTCGACAGCGATAACGACGGGGAAGTTACCCTCGCGATTAACACGCGAACGCTCGGAACGAGTGATAGTCTAAGTGCCACAAATACCGAGCTTGTGTACCACAGTGAGGGCGATCAAGTTCAGAGCGCCGTCCACGGTCGCTTGCCTGATGGCGAGGCTGCACCGACATTTCTCGACCGGGACGGTGCCCAACTTGGAGGGTTTAACGCGTACCTCGAAGCGCTCGGTCTTATCGATGGCCAGACAAACGATCGTGGAATCAACCAACTACAACAACCACTACAGCCAGGAGCATATCCGGTTGTTGCGAGTACGGGCGGCGAGTTCCAGGTCAATGACACGGAGCAAGCACCAACGACGGCAACAGAGCCAGCGGTCGTGTCAAAGTCGATCTCGCCCAAGCTTGGCGAGGCAACGATCACGTTAACGAAACCGGGTATTGATGGCGTCACAGTTCAGGCGGCACCAGCGGGACCCGCAAATGGTGTAAGTAACCAGACTGCACTGGCGCAATCGCTCACCGAACAATCCTCCATTACGACCGCGGATCGCCTAGTGATCACCGCCGACGCAACGGGCATCTACGGTCATCTTGTCGCGATCGAAGGCGAGTTTGACGCGCTCACGACTGGTATGTCCCCGCGTACGCTCTCACAACTAGAAACACGGACGGGCGAGGGGGTACAGTTCGCGATAGAAGCACGCGAAGGCAGCGTCGTTCAGGGACCCGGCACGAGAGACAGTATTGAGTCGCCACTCGAAGTGGTCGATCTTTCAGCCGTCGATCCATCGGCCGTGTCCGTGTACGCAAACCAGTCCGCCGGCACCCTCTACGTGGTCGTGGATCCACGAGCGATAAATGACCTCAGCGTCGGCGAGGCCGAAGGCCGAGCCTTCTCCGCATCACTCGCGTACGAGACAGATGCATCGGAGCCGTTCCGATTCGACCGGGAAGACCGGAATATCCAGACGTACTACAGGGGGTTACTCGGCGGAGCCGGCGGGGACGTTAACGAACCAGCGTTCCCGTATCTCGCTCCGGGTGAACAGGCTGCCGGGACGACATCATTCACCCTAACGAGGCCACAGGCCCGCTTTGCGAGCAATCGGAGTGATACGTCCGCCGACCGACTGCTGCTCGAGCGGTCCGCTAACGTCACGATCCGCGGAACGACCAATATTGCACCGGGTACAGAAGCGACACTACAGGTTAGATCCTCAGCGTCGAACACCGCGTTATCCTACATTCGGGAGTCTACCGTAACCGTCGCAGCCAATCACACATTCGCCGGTACAGTCGACGTGTCAGCGTCTGCTGTTGGTGATACGATCTCCGTCTCGTTACTCGCTGATGACGCGCAAATCGCTTCGACGACCGCGGAAATTGTCGCGCCACAGAGTCCGACCGGAATGAACATGACAACCGGTGAACGGACGGCGTCCGAGACGGAGACTGATGCGACGGCAGAATCTGGTGGCGGTGTGCCAGGGTTCACACCGTTGGTTTCACTAGCTGCGATTGTCGCGCTCCTCCTCGGTCTCTGTGTGCTGCACCGAGCGGACCGTTAA
- a CDS encoding efflux RND transporter permease subunit, which produces MGTGDRIEAATRRLNDTIVSRPRAVVLAFLVVTAMFVGGFGLISTETDSTESFTDGLEAQQALDAVNAEFEDPFQPEMESTQLIHTGDNVLTKEALVRNIRLLEEIETREDLRMASATGPATVVAQTIDPSATTVADQRRVLETASATKIRQTIRSLSGNSRFTGVISEDFNPTSVSATASITSVSHDVPPGYTDDDLTATQMSIQSLASSEPGDIRAFGTGITNAEMSNVIGDSLIIVMPVVVILLLVFLIVAYRDPIDLLLGLFALLMTIIWTFGFLGYSGIPFNQQMISVPVLLLAVGVDFGIHIINRYREETVQGFEPVEAMRTANNQLMIAFVIVTVTTVFGFGANVISDLGPIRNMGIASSAGIIFTFLIFGLFLPAAKLEVDKLRDRWGVPEFNSNPIASEGSALGRALSLPAVVSRYAPTAFVLVLLLTGGVAATYGAGVDTSFETEDFLPPEEQPGYVTVLPEPFAPSDYTVAETTNLLEEKFATNQDQSVTIYFEGSFEEDHALEALASPNDEPPEELAVGPGGGAQAQSILTVIRSHAQQNPEFAKLIARNDQNDNGIPDQNLERIYDVLFASSASEQASRYLTEDRQAAQVVYSIDSDASQSAAADATRQFAEDFRYPATATGQVVVFDAVTGIIFASAIEGLVLAIGLTAIFLVIAYGVLERKPMLGVVNVFPILISIAYLIGTMRYLGMALNALTATILSISIGLGIAYSVHTTHRFIDEFNESADAHMAMVRTLSGTGGALLGSMLTTSLGTGALALAITPVLGDFGLLMAISVAYSFIFSIVALPPAVLLWSRYRNSEPLAILRSQ; this is translated from the coding sequence ATGGGAACCGGAGACCGGATTGAGGCGGCGACGAGACGCCTCAACGACACGATTGTCTCCCGCCCGCGGGCAGTCGTGTTAGCGTTTCTCGTCGTCACAGCCATGTTTGTCGGTGGCTTCGGGCTGATCTCGACTGAAACCGATTCGACCGAATCGTTCACTGACGGTCTTGAAGCACAACAGGCGCTCGATGCGGTCAACGCGGAGTTCGAGGACCCATTCCAGCCGGAAATGGAGTCCACGCAGCTCATCCACACCGGGGATAATGTCCTCACAAAGGAGGCGCTCGTTCGAAACATTCGCCTCCTCGAAGAGATCGAAACCCGCGAAGACCTCCGAATGGCGTCGGCTACCGGCCCCGCAACGGTTGTCGCTCAAACGATCGACCCCTCAGCGACCACCGTCGCTGACCAGCGCCGCGTCCTCGAAACAGCATCGGCAACCAAAATCCGGCAAACGATCCGCAGCCTTTCAGGCAATTCCCGGTTCACGGGCGTGATCTCGGAGGACTTCAATCCGACATCCGTGTCCGCGACAGCGTCAATCACATCCGTCTCCCACGACGTCCCCCCGGGGTACACGGATGATGATCTGACTGCGACCCAGATGTCCATCCAGTCGCTTGCAAGTAGTGAACCCGGGGATATTCGCGCGTTCGGGACCGGAATCACGAACGCGGAGATGAGCAACGTCATCGGCGACTCGCTAATTATCGTGATGCCGGTCGTCGTCATTCTCCTGTTGGTCTTCCTGATCGTCGCCTATCGCGACCCGATTGACCTGCTGTTGGGGTTGTTTGCCCTGTTGATGACTATCATCTGGACGTTTGGGTTCCTCGGCTACTCCGGAATTCCATTCAATCAACAGATGATCTCCGTCCCCGTGTTACTGCTTGCAGTCGGGGTCGACTTCGGGATTCACATCATCAACCGCTACCGTGAGGAAACCGTCCAGGGCTTCGAACCGGTTGAGGCGATGCGGACAGCGAACAACCAGTTGATGATCGCGTTCGTGATCGTCACTGTGACGACCGTGTTCGGGTTCGGCGCGAACGTGATCTCGGATCTCGGCCCGATTCGGAACATGGGCATCGCGTCAAGTGCAGGGATCATTTTCACGTTCCTCATTTTCGGCCTGTTCCTTCCTGCGGCAAAGCTTGAAGTGGACAAACTCCGGGATCGGTGGGGCGTTCCCGAGTTCAATTCGAACCCGATTGCGTCGGAAGGCTCTGCGCTCGGCCGTGCACTGTCGCTGCCGGCTGTTGTAAGCCGGTACGCGCCAACAGCATTCGTCCTCGTCTTACTCTTAACGGGCGGTGTTGCCGCGACGTACGGTGCCGGCGTCGACACGTCCTTCGAGACGGAGGACTTCCTTCCACCCGAGGAACAACCAGGGTATGTGACAGTGTTACCGGAGCCGTTCGCGCCCAGTGATTACACTGTCGCGGAAACAACGAACTTACTCGAAGAGAAATTCGCAACGAACCAAGACCAATCGGTGACAATATACTTCGAGGGGTCATTTGAGGAAGATCACGCGCTCGAAGCGCTTGCCAGCCCGAATGATGAGCCACCCGAAGAGCTCGCCGTCGGCCCTGGTGGCGGGGCACAAGCACAAAGCATTCTCACCGTTATTCGATCCCACGCCCAGCAGAACCCCGAATTTGCCAAACTCATCGCACGAAACGACCAGAATGATAACGGCATTCCGGATCAGAACCTCGAGCGGATCTATGATGTGCTGTTTGCGTCCAGCGCCAGCGAACAAGCATCACGGTATCTGACTGAAGACCGACAAGCAGCCCAAGTCGTCTATTCGATCGACTCCGACGCCTCACAGTCAGCAGCTGCCGATGCAACCCGGCAGTTTGCCGAGGACTTCCGGTATCCCGCAACGGCGACCGGACAAGTTGTCGTGTTCGATGCCGTGACGGGGATCATCTTCGCATCCGCGATCGAGGGATTGGTGCTTGCTATCGGCTTAACAGCGATCTTCCTCGTGATTGCCTACGGGGTGTTAGAGCGGAAGCCGATGCTTGGCGTTGTGAACGTGTTCCCCATCCTCATCTCGATTGCGTACCTAATTGGGACCATGCGATATCTCGGCATGGCGCTGAACGCGTTAACAGCGACCATCCTCTCGATCTCAATCGGGCTCGGAATTGCGTATTCCGTCCACACGACGCATCGGTTTATCGACGAATTCAACGAAAGTGCCGACGCACACATGGCGATGGTGCGCACGCTTTCGGGGACTGGTGGTGCGCTGTTAGGCAGCATGCTAACCACCTCTCTCGGTACGGGTGCGCTTGCACTCGCCATCACACCCGTTCTCGGTGACTTCGGGCTTCTGATGGCGATCAGTGTCGCGTACTCGTTCATCTTCTCCATCGTCGCACTCCCGCCCGCAGTGCTGCTATGGTCGCGGTACCGCAACAGCGAGCCACTGGCAATACTGCGATCCCAGTAA
- a CDS encoding COG1361 family protein, whose protein sequence is MIDKAHRMGVLVAIVVLLSTAAFAPITAAQSTPNSDASVTIGEITVAPNEPTTDAEVIITPTVTNSESAGGNARLTEVSVRGQSKLNSADNLGRLGGGDSIEVPLSHTFEDPGTHRVVVTARGTNPDSSVFVVQKSVYITVEERATDVGVTAKAQSVNGSTGIAATVTQYGTVAIESGEVQVRADGEIVDRAPVSNISGSQSQTVSFEGGDIPAGAVTVRAQYRLTDEQQPRTTDTTLRYNPQRAAEMALTGIETTAQGTAYTISGDASNLGSGDANSVLINVAPTEGLSSNGGYFVGSIETSEFATFEVTVTAESTVDELPVQVNYSVDGEQFSEVVPVDVSERVSSDRNAARQQPPQNDTSGGLPVTVLAVGALLLVGLAAVIYRWRVQ, encoded by the coding sequence ATGATTGACAAGGCCCACCGGATGGGAGTTCTCGTCGCGATAGTTGTGCTACTCTCGACAGCAGCGTTTGCTCCGATAACAGCGGCTCAATCGACACCCAATTCCGATGCATCAGTCACGATTGGTGAGATTACAGTTGCCCCGAATGAACCGACCACTGATGCAGAAGTTATTATCACGCCGACCGTTACGAACTCTGAGTCGGCCGGTGGGAATGCGAGATTAACTGAAGTGAGTGTTCGTGGCCAGTCCAAGCTCAATTCTGCAGATAATCTCGGCCGGCTCGGCGGTGGCGACTCGATTGAAGTGCCGCTTTCACACACCTTCGAAGATCCTGGGACACACCGAGTTGTGGTCACGGCCCGTGGCACTAATCCGGACAGTAGCGTGTTCGTCGTTCAGAAATCGGTCTACATTACGGTCGAAGAACGTGCAACCGACGTCGGGGTCACGGCCAAAGCGCAATCGGTGAACGGTTCAACGGGAATTGCAGCAACGGTTACGCAGTATGGGACTGTGGCGATTGAATCCGGTGAGGTACAGGTGCGTGCCGATGGCGAAATTGTCGATCGCGCACCGGTGTCAAACATCTCCGGGAGCCAGTCACAGACAGTCTCCTTCGAAGGCGGTGATATCCCCGCGGGAGCGGTCACGGTTCGTGCACAGTATCGGCTTACCGACGAACAGCAGCCCCGAACGACGGATACAACTCTGCGGTATAATCCACAGCGAGCCGCGGAGATGGCGTTAACCGGGATTGAGACCACTGCTCAGGGAACGGCATACACGATTAGTGGTGATGCATCAAATCTAGGGAGTGGTGATGCAAACTCCGTACTCATCAATGTTGCGCCTACTGAGGGGTTGTCCTCAAACGGGGGTTACTTCGTCGGCTCCATCGAAACCAGCGAGTTCGCGACGTTCGAAGTAACGGTTACTGCCGAATCAACTGTTGACGAACTCCCGGTGCAAGTCAACTATTCCGTCGATGGGGAGCAATTCTCGGAGGTGGTTCCCGTTGATGTGTCCGAACGCGTGAGCAGCGATAGAAATGCGGCCCGCCAGCAGCCGCCGCAAAACGATACGTCAGGTGGCCTCCCGGTGACGGTTCTTGCGGTCGGGGCACTCCTCCTCGTTGGGCTGGCGGCAGTTATCTACCGTTGGCGTGTCCAATGA
- a CDS encoding DUF7094 domain-containing protein → MSRVRPALAAVLLVVTAATASLAVGGGVAAPVEPGDDPVVGTSPNSARVLLLAEADAAEYSEPNTSVMSTLQTGHTALSLDLQRRTVAQRLDSTDNRSARRTILKNAISEAANHVDALRARATTAQRAYINGDITADEYVRRLGVIHAEAGSLSASLGGSSTLQSLYTYAYDDGFSELGIQVYRLRAQLATVEGPVRERVADVLQGNRDRIRVHVTAGDGVMLSTIDDGSYIRETVRPDNVEETLGGDISDAPSVIQRQYPWVSNHSTSTSIETRGSGYAFYYTANYGHGQISSYIDTTTERVYAENHRQTLAQLPIEIEGQHATTSAMLSTSRTYAGGPLLVQVENERGDPLDTTVLLNGTALGNTGNDGRLWLLSPAGEYSVTTMHDGTTLEVNVTARPIPGTVRPPGSASTSTTNL, encoded by the coding sequence ATGTCCCGCGTCCGCCCCGCCCTCGCCGCCGTCCTCCTCGTGGTTACCGCCGCGACGGCGTCGCTCGCCGTCGGTGGTGGCGTTGCCGCACCCGTTGAACCTGGTGATGACCCGGTCGTCGGCACGTCTCCTAATTCCGCCCGCGTCCTCCTGTTGGCCGAGGCGGACGCAGCGGAATACAGTGAACCGAACACGTCCGTGATGAGCACGCTCCAGACGGGCCACACAGCACTTTCCCTCGACCTTCAACGCAGGACAGTTGCGCAGCGACTCGACTCAACCGACAACCGGTCCGCTCGCCGCACCATCCTCAAGAATGCCATCAGTGAGGCCGCCAACCACGTCGACGCGCTCCGTGCTCGTGCGACGACCGCCCAACGGGCGTACATCAACGGTGACATCACGGCCGACGAATACGTCCGCAGATTAGGCGTGATTCACGCAGAAGCCGGTAGCCTCTCTGCATCACTCGGTGGGTCATCCACGCTACAATCGTTGTACACGTACGCCTACGACGACGGGTTCTCCGAACTTGGCATCCAAGTGTACCGCCTCCGAGCGCAGTTGGCGACCGTCGAGGGACCGGTTCGCGAGCGCGTCGCGGACGTCCTACAAGGCAACCGGGATCGGATTCGCGTCCACGTGACTGCAGGCGACGGCGTCATGCTCTCGACAATCGACGATGGCAGTTACATCCGCGAGACCGTCCGCCCTGACAACGTTGAGGAGACCCTCGGCGGCGACATCTCCGACGCGCCGTCGGTCATCCAGCGACAGTACCCATGGGTGTCGAATCACTCGACATCGACAAGCATCGAGACCCGCGGCAGCGGGTACGCCTTCTACTACACGGCGAACTACGGCCACGGCCAGATTTCATCGTATATTGACACGACGACCGAGCGCGTCTACGCGGAGAACCACCGGCAGACGCTCGCCCAACTTCCCATCGAGATCGAAGGCCAACATGCCACAACCAGCGCGATGCTGTCTACGTCCCGAACCTACGCCGGCGGCCCGCTACTCGTGCAGGTTGAGAATGAGCGCGGCGACCCGTTGGATACGACCGTATTGCTAAACGGGACAGCCCTCGGCAACACTGGCAATGACGGCCGGCTCTGGCTGTTGAGTCCAGCCGGCGAGTACAGTGTCACAACGATGCACGACGGCACGACGCTTGAAGTCAACGTCACCGCGCGGCCGATCCCTGGAACAGTGCGGCCACCTGGATCCGCGTCTACATCAACTACTAATCTCTAG
- a CDS encoding TetR/AcrR family transcriptional regulator: MDIESPFEGPPEDTREEILRAAFLVLQQHGYSGLSMNRIADEVGLQKASVYHHYSDKDSLLLALVDYVIEEIKYRTVQPDGTEPLQQLQRFIDQVVFGQETSTESPTLSPPSEATIQVFIQIRAQAAHTQAYQAKVTKIDQLHQNHIADIIQRGIDEGAFRDVNADHVAAVLTTLATGVLLRRVTTTIDLEPVRKATHAYLRETLLEGGTGQH, translated from the coding sequence ATGGATATCGAGAGTCCATTCGAGGGACCTCCCGAAGACACCCGAGAGGAAATTCTCCGAGCGGCCTTTCTTGTTCTCCAGCAACACGGCTATAGTGGCCTGTCCATGAACCGAATTGCGGACGAAGTCGGCCTCCAAAAGGCATCTGTATACCACCACTACTCGGACAAAGACAGTCTCCTCCTGGCGCTCGTCGATTACGTTATCGAGGAAATCAAATATCGAACGGTTCAGCCAGATGGCACGGAGCCACTGCAGCAACTGCAGCGATTTATCGACCAAGTCGTCTTCGGACAGGAGACGTCGACGGAGTCGCCAACGTTATCGCCACCGTCCGAAGCGACGATTCAAGTCTTCATTCAAATCCGAGCACAGGCTGCCCACACCCAAGCATACCAAGCGAAGGTCACGAAGATCGACCAGCTCCACCAGAACCATATTGCGGATATCATCCAGCGTGGGATTGACGAGGGCGCGTTTCGTGACGTGAATGCAGACCATGTTGCAGCGGTGCTCACGACGCTTGCTACGGGAGTGCTGCTCCGTCGAGTCACGACAACAATCGATTTAGAGCCGGTTCGCAAAGCGACTCACGCATATCTCCGTGAAACTCTTCTTGAAGGAGGAACTGGGCAACACTAG
- a CDS encoding COG1361 S-layer family protein has product MSTNRFTTVIVVALTISSVLIAGVPGAVSAQESGQVIGQPDISFATATGEVTAGTTDQLSVSVTNRGSIDKGGPSQYENRVTTARGMTMSFDDSNAPIDVQAGELSIGNVPTGSSQVDVPITIAEDADPGTYTIPVEYEYQFSRSVDYDASGADYSDFTRTRTGSITVAVTDDARFEVVDISGTAQIGDDSDVSMTLRNTGAEIARGATVGATSRSNALTFDSGGPSATSYVGDWEAGETRNVTYGISLAPDAAQRGYTLDLTVEYEDTNGISQSSEPMTAGVDAIDEQAFAFSEVETSLRVGEDGEITGTVTNQGPQPANSIVVRYADESTTMVPIEESVAVGSLDAGESASFRLPIEVTSSAEASPNLVDFAVDYRNADGDRRTYDKLNVRADVAPERDQFTVELAEQTIEAGGSRTISVDVTNNLNETATDVEARLFADDPLDTGTADTGYIQSMEPGETVTVSFELTAASSATPDKTYPISFDFRYDDQRGNSQLTDTMRVPIDVVESSGGGLPIPLIVGAVVLVGGAAAVLWYRRQ; this is encoded by the coding sequence ATGAGTACGAATCGATTCACAACTGTCATCGTCGTCGCACTCACGATTAGCTCCGTCCTGATTGCGGGGGTTCCTGGCGCGGTAAGCGCCCAAGAATCCGGCCAAGTAATCGGCCAGCCAGACATCTCCTTCGCAACGGCAACTGGCGAAGTCACAGCTGGCACAACTGACCAGCTCAGTGTTTCGGTGACAAACCGTGGTTCCATCGATAAAGGCGGCCCATCCCAATACGAAAACCGCGTAACAACTGCCCGTGGGATGACGATGAGCTTTGACGACAGCAACGCACCGATCGATGTCCAAGCCGGTGAACTCTCAATCGGCAACGTCCCAACTGGATCCAGCCAAGTAGATGTCCCTATCACGATCGCCGAGGATGCTGACCCTGGCACATACACGATCCCGGTAGAATACGAATACCAGTTCTCTCGGTCCGTGGACTATGACGCATCCGGCGCGGATTACAGTGACTTCACGCGAACGCGTACCGGGTCAATTACGGTCGCGGTAACTGACGACGCCCGCTTCGAAGTGGTCGACATCAGCGGCACGGCCCAAATCGGCGATGACAGTGACGTCTCAATGACGCTACGAAACACGGGCGCAGAAATTGCTCGCGGAGCAACGGTCGGGGCAACCTCTCGTAGCAACGCATTAACCTTCGATTCCGGGGGTCCAAGCGCAACGTCCTATGTCGGTGACTGGGAAGCCGGCGAGACACGGAACGTGACCTACGGGATCTCCCTCGCGCCTGATGCGGCGCAACGTGGGTACACGCTCGACCTCACGGTCGAATACGAGGACACGAACGGAATCAGCCAGTCATCAGAACCGATGACAGCCGGCGTTGACGCTATCGACGAACAAGCATTCGCGTTCAGTGAGGTGGAAACCTCACTTCGTGTCGGTGAGGACGGCGAAATCACTGGAACCGTCACGAACCAGGGCCCACAGCCAGCAAATAGTATCGTCGTCCGCTACGCCGACGAGTCCACGACGATGGTTCCGATCGAAGAGTCTGTTGCAGTTGGGTCGCTTGACGCGGGCGAGTCCGCATCGTTCCGACTGCCGATCGAAGTCACGAGTAGCGCTGAAGCAAGCCCGAACTTGGTTGACTTCGCCGTTGACTACCGGAACGCCGATGGTGACCGGCGAACGTACGATAAGCTCAACGTCCGTGCTGATGTCGCGCCCGAACGCGACCAGTTCACCGTTGAGCTCGCCGAACAGACGATCGAGGCGGGTGGCTCACGGACGATCTCCGTCGACGTGACGAACAACCTGAACGAGACCGCGACCGACGTTGAGGCGCGGCTGTTCGCCGACGACCCACTCGATACCGGTACTGCAGACACCGGCTACATCCAGTCTATGGAGCCGGGCGAAACCGTCACGGTGTCCTTCGAGCTGACGGCGGCGTCCTCGGCGACACCGGATAAGACCTACCCGATCTCCTTCGACTTCCGGTACGACGACCAGCGCGGGAACAGCCAGTTGACGGACACCATGCGCGTCCCGATCGACGTCGTGGAGAGTAGTGGTGGCGGTCTTCCGATACCGCTAATCGTCGGTGCAGTCGTCCTTGTCGGGGGGGCTGCAGCAGTGCTGTGGTACCGGAGGCAGTAA